A single Vigna radiata var. radiata cultivar VC1973A chromosome 8, Vradiata_ver6, whole genome shotgun sequence DNA region contains:
- the LOC106771344 gene encoding fumarate hydratase 1, mitochondrial-like: MMMREEKDSFGSIEVPLDKLWGAQTQRSLQNFDIGGHSERMPQPILRAFGILKKCAAKVNMEHGLDPNVGEAIMQAAQEVAEGKLNEHFPLVVWQTGSGTQSNMNANEVIANRAAEILGHKRGEKYVHPNDHVNRSQSSNDTFPTVMHIAAAMEINSRLIPSLKILHDTLNSKSIEFEDIVKIGRTHTQDATPLTLGQEFSGYTTQVKYGIERVIATLSRMYQLAQGGTAVGTGLNTKKGFDAKIAAAVAEETNLPFVTAENKFEALAAHDAFVETSGALNTVAASLMKIANDIRLLGSGPRCGLGELILPENEPGSSIMPGKVNPTQCEALTMVCAQVMGNHVAITVGGSNGHFELNVFKPMIACCLLRSVRLLGDSAASFEKHCVRGIEANKERISKLLHESLMLVTSLNPKIGYDKAAAVAKKAHKEGTTLKEAALKIGVLSSEDFDKLVVPEQMLGPSD; this comes from the exons ATGAtgatgagagaagaaaaagatagcTTTGGATCAATCGAAGTTCCTTTGGACAA ATTATGGGGAGCACAAACTCAGAGATCGTTGCAGAACTTTGATATTGGTGGCCATTCTGAACGCATGCCTCAACCCATCCTTCGCGCCTTTGGCATCTTGAAGAAATGCGCTGCTAAG GTGAACATGGAGCATGGTCTTGATCCTAATGTAGGAGAAGCGATAATGCAAGCAGCTCAAGAAGTAGCAGAGGGAAAACTGAACGAACATTTTCCACTCGTTGTATGGCAAACTGGAAGTGGCACACAGAGTAACATGAATGCTAATGAG GTTATTGCAAACCGAGCAGCAGAGATTCTTGGCCATAAGCGTGGTGAAAAGTATGTACACCCAAATGATCATGTCAACCGATCACAGTCTTCAAATGATACATTCCCAACT GTAATGCACATTGCAGCTGCAATGGAAATAAACTCAAGACTAATCCCCAGCCTGAAAATCTTGCATGATACACTAAACTCAAAG TCAATTGAATTCGAAGATATTGTGAAGATAGGACGAACTCATACTCAAGATGCAACACCTTTGACTCTTGGGCAAGAGTTTAGTGGGTACACTACACAA GTGAAGTATGGTATTGAGCGAGTAATTGCGACATTGTCGCGCATGTATCAG CTTGCTCAGGGTGGTACAGCTGTAGGGACCGGATTGAATACTAAGAAGGG GTTTGATGCAAAGATAGCAGCAGCAGTAGCCGAGGAAACAAATCTACCTTTTGTTACGGCAGAAAATAAGTTTGAGGCCTTG GCTGCTCATGATGCGTTTGTTGAAACTAGTGGTGCCCTTAACACTGTTGCGGCTTCTTTGATGAAGATTGCTAATGATATAAGGCTACTGGGAAG TGGTCCACGCTGCGGTCTTGGTGAACTCATTCTTCCTGAAAATGAACCAGGAAGCAGCATTATGCCT GGGAAGGTTAACCCTACGCAATGTGAGGCTTTGACAATGGTTTGCGCACAG GTCATGGGAAACCATGTTGCGATCACAGTGGGTGGATCAAATGGTCATTTTGAGCTCAATGTATTCAAGCCAATGATTGCCTGTTGTCTCCTTCGT TCGGTAAGACTGCTGGGAGATTCAGCTGCTTCATTTGAAAAGCATTGTGTGAGAGGTATTGAAGCTAataaggaaagaatttcaaaattactgCATGAG TCACTGATGCTTGTGACATCCTTGAACCCA AAAATTGGTTATGACAAAGCAGCAGCAGTTGCCAAGAAAGCCCACAAAGAGGGAACTACTCTTAAG GAAGCTGCATTGAAAATTGGAGTGCTGAGCTCTGAAGATTTCGACAAACTTGTGGTACCTGAGCAAATGCTTGGACCATCCGATTAA
- the LOC106772793 gene encoding fumarate hydratase 1, mitochondrial, with amino-acid sequence MALYAVSRRLSAGSNSTTLLALRFASSSRSYSSSFREERDTFGPIQVPSDKLWGAQTQRSLQNFDIGGPRERMPEPIIRAFGVLKKCAAKVNMDYGLDPNVGKAIMQAAQEVAEGKLNEHFPLVVWQTGSGTQSNMNANEVIANRAAEILGHKRGDKFVHPNDHVNRSQSSNDTFPTVMHIAAAMEINSRLIPSLKTLHGTLNSKSIEFKDIVKIGRTHTQDATPLTLGQEFSGYTTQVKYGIDRVIGTLPRMYQLAQGGTAVGTGLNTKKGFDAKIAAAVADETNLPFVTAENKFEALAAHDAFVETSGALNTIAASLMKIANDIRLLGSGPRCGLGELILPENEPGSSIMPGKVNPTQCEALTMVCAQVMGNHVAVTVGGSNGHFELNVFKPMIASCLLHSLRLLGDSSASFEKNCVRGIQANRERISKLLHESLMLVTSLNPKIGYDKAAAVAKTAHKEGTTLKEAALKLGVLSSEEFDKLVVPEKMLGPSD; translated from the exons ATGGCGCTGTACGCGGTGTCGCGTCGTTTATCAGCTGGATCCAACTCAACGACGCTCCTTGCTCTGCGTTTTGCTTCCTCTTCCAGATCCTACTCCTCTTCCTTCAGAGAAGAAAGAGACACCTTCGGACCCATTCAAGTCCCCTCCGACAA ATTATGGGGGGCACAAACTCAAAGATCGTTGCAGAACTTCGATATCGGTGGCCCCCGCGAACGCATGCCCGAACCCATCATTCGCGCTTTTGGCGTCTTGAAGAAATGCGCTGCTAAG GTGAACATGGACTATGGTCTTGATCCCAACGTTGGAAAAGCGATAATGCAAGCGGCTCAAGAAGTTGCAGAGGGAAAACTAAACGAGCATTTTCCTCTCGTTGTATGGCAAACAGGAAGTGGCACTCAGAGTAACATGAACGCTAACGAG GTTATTGCAAACAGAGCAGCAGAGATTCTTGGCCATAAGCGTGGTGACAAGTTTGTGCACCCAAATGATCATGTCAATAGATCACAGTCTTCTAATGATACATTCCCAACC gtAATGCACATTGCAGCTGCAATGGAAATAAACTCAAGATTAATCCCCAGCCTGAAAACCTTACATGGCACCCTAAACTCAAAG TCAATTGAATTCAAAGATATTGTCAAGATTGGACGCACTCATACTCAAGATGCAACACCTTTGACTCTTGGCCAGGAGTTTAGTGGGTATACAACACAA GTGAAGTATGGTATTGATCGAGTAATTGGCACATTGCCGCGCATGTATCAG CTTGCCCAGGGTGGTACAGCTGTTGGGACTGGATTGAATACGAAGAAGGG GTTTGATGCTAAGATAGCAGCAGCTGTGGCAGACGAAACTAATCTTCCTTTTGTTACGGCAGAAAATAAGTTTGAGGCCTTG GCTGCCCATGATGCTTTTGTCGAAACCAGTGGAGCCCTTAACACCATTGCCGCCTCTTTGATGAAGATTGCTAATGATATACGGTTATTAGGAAG TGGTCCACGTTGCGGTCTTGGTGAACTCATTCTTCCTGAAAATGAACCGGGAAGCAGTATTATGCCT GGGAAGGTTAACCCTACCCAGTGTGAGGCTTTGACAATGGTGTGTGCACAG GTCATGGGAAACCATGTTGCAGTTACAGTGGGTGGATCAAATGGTCATTTTGAGCTCAATGTGTTCAAGCCAATGATTGCCAGTTGTCTCCTGCAT TCATTGAGACTGCTTGGAGATTCATCTGCTTCCTTTGAAAAGAATTGCGTGAGAGGCATTCAAGCTAATagggaaagaatttcaaaattactgCATGAG TCACTTATGCTCGTCACATCCTTGAACCCA AAAATTGGATATGACAAGGCAGCGGCAGTTGCCAAGACAGCCCACAAAGAGGGGACTACTCTGAAG GAAGCTGCACTGAAACTCGGAGTGCTGAGCTCAGAAGAGTTTGACAAGCTTGTGGTACCTGAGAAAATGCTTGGACCATCCGATTGA